Sequence from the Terriglobales bacterium genome:
GTCATAACTCGGTCTCCTGGCGGGCGCGCTGCCGGTACTCGTCGAGCTCAACCGCGGCTGCGGCGGAGGTGATGGTGGCGGGCTGCCGCGCCTTCCACAGGCGCACCACGTACACCACCGCGAAGATGCCCAGGCCCAGCGCGGCGAAGGGCATGATCCAGGCCACGCGGTTGAAGCCGGTGGTGGTGGGCGCCGCCAGCACCGTCGCCCCATATTTCTGCACGAACGCCTGCAGCACCAGGTCGTCGGAGTCGCCGCGCTGCAGCGCCGTCGTCAGCTCATCCCGCATCCGCTCCGAATAGCTACACCCCACATGATTGCATTCGAGGAGGACCTGGTTGCAGCCGCACTTGCACATCATCTTGTGGCCGAGGTCGTTAAAGCGCTTGTCGAAGTCAGCGCCGAGCAGCAGGGCGCAGAAGGCAGCGAGCAGGAGGCAGTGAACAAGGCGTTTCATCAGTCACCCACCTCGACGGCGGCGGCCTGGGCGCGGCTGGGCTGGCGCACGGCCAGCGGGGCGGCGTTGGGGACGAGCGCGATGCCGGTGCCCGCGATCAGCACCCAGATCCCGATCCACACCCACATCACCAGCGGGTTCACGTGCGCCTTCAGGATGGGGCGGTCGGTCTCGCTCTTGCCCGCGTACACCAGGTACAGGTCTTCCTTGAGGGTCGAGCGGTTGGCGACGATGGTGGCGGTCTGCTGGCTGGCCTTGAAGAAGCGCCGCTCGGGAAACAGCGTGTCGATTTTCTTTCCGCCCTGGAAAACGTTGACGATGGCCGACTCGCTGCCGTAGTTCGGGTTGTCGTCCTGGGTGTAGCTGTCGAGGACGAGGGTGTAGCCGCGGATGCTCATGCTGTCGCCCTGGCCGAGTTCCTTCTCGGTGTCGGTGTTGAAGGCCTGGCCGGCGAAGCCGATGATCATGATGACGATGCCCACGTGCACGATGTACCCACCGTAGCGGCGGGTGTTGCGGCGGGTGAGCTGCACCATGGCAGCCAGCAAGTTCGAACCGGTCTTCTCCGCGATGACGCGCGCGCCGCGCAGAAATTCCGAGCCCACCGTGGCCGCCACCAGCACCGAGAGCGCGATGGCCATCATGGAATAGAACTGCGACATCTCCTGCCAGGGCTTCCAGCCCAGCGCGATGAGCAGCACCGCGACCGCAATCGCTAAGACCGCGGGGATGGTGAAGTTGCGTTTCACGCTTTCCCACGAGGTGCTGCGCCACGCCAGCAGCGGCCCCACCGCGGTCAGCAGCAATAAGAAGAGGGTGATGGGGGTCATCACCCGGTTGAAGAACGGCGGCCCGACCGTGATCTTCGTCCCTTGCACCCACTCGCTGAGCACGGGGAAGAGCGTCCCCCAGAGCACGGCGAAGCAAGCGCCCAGGAGAACGAGGTTATTAAAGAGGAAGCTGGACTCGCGCGAGACCAGCGATTCCAGCTTGTTCTCGCTCTCGAGGTGCTTGCGGTTGCGCACGAAGAAGAACATGCAGGTGGCGAAGATCAGCGCCAGGAAGGTGGAGAACCACGGTCCGATGGACGATTGCGCGAAGGCATGCACCGAGCTGACCACGCCGGAGCGGGTCAGGAAGGTGCCGAAGACCGCCAATAAGAAGGTGGCGAAGATGAGCCACATGTTCCACATCTTCATCATGCCGCGCTTCTCCTGCATCATCACCGAGTGCAGGAAGGCGGTGCCGGTCAGCCAGGGCATGAAGCTGGCGTTCTCCACCGGGTCCCATCCCCAATAGCCGCCCCAGCCCAGCACGGAGTAGGCCCAGTGCGCGCCCAGCGAGATGCCGCAGCTCAGGAACAGCCACGTGACCATGGTCCAGCGGCGGGTGATGTGGATCCACTTCTCGCCGGGATACTTCATGATCAGCGCGCCCAGGGCGAAGGCGAAGGGGATGGTGAAGCCGACGTAGCCGAGATAAAGCATCGGCGGGTGGATGACCATCTCGGGATACTGCAGCAGGGGATTCAGGCCGTTGCCGTCGGCGGGCAGGTCGCCCACCATCATGGCGAAGGGATTGGCGGCCAGGTTGATGAGCAGGGTAAAAAAGACCTGCACTGCGGCCACGATCACGCCGGCATAGGCCACCAGCCGGGTGTCCACCTTGTGCCGCCAGCGCAGGACCAGCCCGTAAGCGGAGAGCAGCCAGGCCCAGAACAGCAGCGAGCCTTCCTGTCCGGACCACAGCACGCTGAACTTGTAGGCCGGGGAGAGGTCGCGGTTGCTGTGATGGAAGATGTAGGCGACCGAGAAATCGTTCTGGAAGCAGGCGGCGATGAGGGCGAGCATGGCGCAGGAGAGGGCGAGGAAGATGCCCATGCCGGCGCGGCGCGCAGTCTCGCCCAGGCGATCGGCGCGCGGCGTTCGGGGGCGCAGAAGAGCGAGAGCGCCCACCACGAAGCAATACACGCTGAGCGCCAGCGAAAGGAGAAGGGAATAACTACCGAAAGCTGGCATGAACCCCCGAGTGCGTCCCTATTGTTGCAAAAGCGGGAGAGCGGCGCAAATGGGCGAACCAGCAACTCCTCACCCTTCCTCCCATATCGGCGCACCCCACACAAGTGTCATCCCGAACGGCTCGTAGCCTTGGGCTTTAGCCCAAGGTTCATGAGAGCCCTCCCCAAAGAGTGTCATCCCGAACGGTTTTCAACCGTGAGGGACCTGCTTTTCTTGAATCGCAACAGCACCACCTCAGCAGGTTGGCGGCCATTTTCGCTGCGCAGGCGGATCAGCAGGTTGCGGGCGGTGGGTGGGTCGTTTGGCCACGGGATGTGGGTGCTGGGGCACCCGCCCACCCGCCGACAATCTCAAAGATGAACCTGAGCTTCTCGAA
This genomic interval carries:
- a CDS encoding cytochrome c-type biogenesis protein CcmH, which encodes MKRLVHCLLLAAFCALLLGADFDKRFNDLGHKMMCKCGCNQVLLECNHVGCSYSERMRDELTTALQRGDSDDLVLQAFVQKYGATVLAAPTTTGFNRVAWIMPFAALGLGIFAVVYVVRLWKARQPATITSAAAAVELDEYRQRARQETEL
- a CDS encoding heme lyase CcmF/NrfE family subunit, producing MPAFGSYSLLLSLALSVYCFVVGALALLRPRTPRADRLGETARRAGMGIFLALSCAMLALIAACFQNDFSVAYIFHHSNRDLSPAYKFSVLWSGQEGSLLFWAWLLSAYGLVLRWRHKVDTRLVAYAGVIVAAVQVFFTLLINLAANPFAMMVGDLPADGNGLNPLLQYPEMVIHPPMLYLGYVGFTIPFAFALGALIMKYPGEKWIHITRRWTMVTWLFLSCGISLGAHWAYSVLGWGGYWGWDPVENASFMPWLTGTAFLHSVMMQEKRGMMKMWNMWLIFATFLLAVFGTFLTRSGVVSSVHAFAQSSIGPWFSTFLALIFATCMFFFVRNRKHLESENKLESLVSRESSFLFNNLVLLGACFAVLWGTLFPVLSEWVQGTKITVGPPFFNRVMTPITLFLLLLTAVGPLLAWRSTSWESVKRNFTIPAVLAIAVAVLLIALGWKPWQEMSQFYSMMAIALSVLVAATVGSEFLRGARVIAEKTGSNLLAAMVQLTRRNTRRYGGYIVHVGIVIMIIGFAGQAFNTDTEKELGQGDSMSIRGYTLVLDSYTQDDNPNYGSESAIVNVFQGGKKIDTLFPERRFFKASQQTATIVANRSTLKEDLYLVYAGKSETDRPILKAHVNPLVMWVWIGIWVLIAGTGIALVPNAAPLAVRQPSRAQAAAVEVGD